One genomic region from Evansella sp. LMS18 encodes:
- a CDS encoding ABC transporter permease yields the protein MNYVWKEWMEQTRGKGLWFGLGMVVIMSLFILMEAMNTPFEHGFQSVLISLHEMHVFLLPLLCLFVASFAVLQEKELKTLMMIVTKKESYRSFLFKKSIAVNLVMLALFTGWYILLAVPMRLFLAFDAAAFLSFLITVIVFILIFNQIGFFIGTICTNRMQAVGAAVFVWFAFIFLFDLVLLYQLPAVTHDNIMIFSVLFFLQPLNTLRLYLETSAGVFSMEYMSYLMDKLIWLSPQTFLWINLAVFLIVFFEIAVWLRRKGLRYD from the coding sequence ATGAATTATGTATGGAAGGAGTGGATGGAACAGACGAGGGGCAAAGGTCTGTGGTTCGGGCTTGGGATGGTGGTCATCATGTCCTTATTCATACTTATGGAAGCGATGAACACTCCCTTTGAACACGGGTTTCAGTCTGTCTTAATTTCCCTCCATGAAATGCACGTATTCCTGCTGCCCCTTCTTTGCTTGTTTGTGGCATCCTTTGCAGTTTTGCAGGAAAAGGAACTTAAAACGTTAATGATGATCGTTACAAAAAAAGAATCTTACAGGTCTTTTCTGTTCAAAAAAAGTATTGCTGTAAATCTTGTCATGCTGGCACTTTTCACTGGCTGGTATATCCTGCTGGCTGTACCTATGAGACTATTTTTAGCTTTTGATGCAGCAGCGTTTTTATCATTTTTAATAACTGTAATTGTATTTATCCTTATTTTTAACCAGATTGGCTTTTTCATTGGAACAATCTGCACAAACAGAATGCAGGCTGTCGGGGCGGCGGTTTTCGTATGGTTCGCATTTATATTCTTATTTGATCTTGTCCTGCTCTATCAGCTTCCGGCAGTTACACATGATAATATCATGATCTTTTCTGTCCTGTTTTTTCTGCAGCCGCTAAATACGCTGCGCCTTTATCTGGAAACTTCAGCAGGCGTGTTTTCTATGGAATACATGTCCTACTTAATGGATAAATTGATTTGGCTTTCCCCGCAGACTTTCCTGTGGATTAATCTTGCAGTTTTTCTTATTGTGTTTTTCGAAATTGCCGTGTGGCTCAGACGAAAGGGGCTTCGTTATGATTAA
- a CDS encoding ABC transporter ATP-binding protein, translated as MIKIEQLSQKYGRKSVLNDVSLHVAENERCALVGRNGSGKSTLIHTMLGVLPVKKGVVTLAGHDVSRTEKWKKEVAYLPEKFHLYPHLTARENLSFFASLQKEKPDSERIDDVLKQVSLYEHREERIQGFSKGMLQRLGLSLMLYYEAKLLILDEPTSGLDPIGRKEILDILQSLQNKTIFLSSHHLDEIQQICTHVAYLEEGKIEKYTVQEFMKIMKEGEKDSGKDQKVRGEVTSVYSAARAGSM; from the coding sequence ATGATTAAAATTGAACAATTGTCTCAGAAATACGGGCGAAAGTCAGTTTTAAATGATGTTAGTTTACATGTGGCTGAAAATGAACGCTGTGCCCTTGTAGGGAGGAACGGTTCAGGTAAATCTACCCTGATACACACGATGCTTGGAGTATTGCCTGTAAAAAAAGGAGTGGTTACGCTGGCGGGCCACGATGTGAGCCGTACGGAGAAATGGAAAAAAGAAGTTGCCTATTTGCCTGAGAAGTTTCATCTTTATCCTCATTTGACAGCCAGGGAAAACCTGAGTTTTTTCGCTTCCCTCCAAAAGGAAAAGCCGGATAGTGAGCGGATCGATGACGTACTTAAGCAAGTGAGCCTTTATGAACATAGAGAGGAAAGAATCCAGGGTTTTTCAAAAGGGATGCTTCAGAGGCTTGGCCTTTCGCTTATGCTTTATTATGAAGCAAAGCTTTTGATTCTTGATGAACCTACAAGCGGACTTGATCCGATTGGCCGTAAAGAAATCCTGGACATTCTTCAGTCTTTGCAAAATAAAACGATCTTTCTCTCGTCTCATCATTTAGATGAAATCCAGCAGATTTGCACTCATGTAGCTTACCTGGAAGAAGGAAAGATTGAAAAATATACAGTGCAGGAATTTATGAAAATCATGAAAGAGGGGGAAAAAGACAGTGGAAAAGATCAGAAAGTCCGCGGGGAAGTTACTTCTGTTTACTCTGCTGCTCGTGCTGGCAGCATGTAA
- a CDS encoding FixH family protein: MEKIRKSAGKLLLFTLLLVLAACNSSALEVSVIEQPVYEKGEYGVITFEVLESGQPVSGLEISALFEMNRMDHGHIEAVFTDSGDGVYTGEAAFAMSGEWIASVTASEGGNEIWTETVIFEVGEGNEH; the protein is encoded by the coding sequence GTGGAAAAGATCAGAAAGTCCGCGGGGAAGTTACTTCTGTTTACTCTGCTGCTCGTGCTGGCAGCATGTAATTCATCAGCGTTAGAGGTTTCAGTAATTGAACAGCCTGTTTACGAAAAGGGAGAATATGGAGTGATCACTTTTGAAGTGCTGGAAAGCGGTCAGCCGGTTTCCGGCCTGGAGATCTCTGCTTTGTTTGAAATGAACAGGATGGACCATGGCCATATTGAAGCAGTTTTCACAGACAGCGGTGACGGTGTGTATACCGGTGAAGCGGCTTTTGCCATGTCTGGAGAATGGATTGCCAGTGTGACTGCCTCGGAAGGCGGTAATGAAATTTGGACGGAAACAGTAATTTTTGAAGTGGGTGAAGGAAATGAGCATTAA
- a CDS encoding carboxymuconolactone decarboxylase family protein produces the protein MSKENLYEKSYFSRLPELNDLAPDAFKAFVQFDKAAMAPGKLTGKLKELIAVAVAHTTGCPYCIDVHVNGAKKQEVTKEEMAESIFVAAALKAGSAAAHGVNALNAYDESGGEELYKASHFNRFKELGELSSDGFSSFMNFSDETMKDGALTAKEKELIAVAVAHTTGCSYCIDVHTKGAKKQGVSKEELAESIFVASALKAGSAAAHAVNALNAYDEK, from the coding sequence TTGAGTAAAGAAAACTTGTATGAGAAATCATATTTTTCAAGACTTCCTGAGCTAAACGATTTGGCACCGGATGCTTTCAAAGCTTTTGTTCAATTTGACAAAGCTGCGATGGCTCCGGGAAAACTTACCGGAAAGCTTAAAGAACTGATTGCTGTGGCTGTTGCCCATACAACAGGCTGCCCTTACTGTATTGATGTCCATGTGAATGGGGCGAAAAAACAGGAAGTAACAAAGGAAGAGATGGCAGAAAGTATTTTTGTTGCAGCGGCTTTAAAAGCAGGTTCAGCTGCCGCCCATGGTGTTAACGCCTTAAATGCTTATGATGAATCAGGCGGAGAAGAATTATATAAGGCATCCCATTTCAACAGATTCAAAGAATTAGGTGAGCTGTCCTCTGATGGATTCAGCAGCTTTATGAATTTCAGCGATGAAACAATGAAAGACGGAGCCCTTACGGCGAAAGAGAAAGAGCTTATTGCAGTGGCCGTTGCCCATACAACAGGCTGTTCTTATTGCATCGATGTACATACAAAAGGGGCTAAGAAGCAGGGAGTCTCCAAAGAGGAACTGGCAGAAAGCATCTTTGTTGCGTCCGCATTAAAAGCAGGCTCAGCAGCAGCCCATGCAGTGAATGCGTTAAACGCTTATGATGAGAAATAA
- a CDS encoding ABC-F family ATP-binding cassette domain-containing protein — protein sequence MSILTVKNLSHGFGDRAIFNDVSFRLLKGEHIGLIGANGEGKSSFMNIITRQLEPDEGTVEWAKNVRTGFLDQHTVLQKGQTVRDVLKSAFQYLFDMEADMNAMYEKMGDVTPEEMEKLLEEVGIIQDMLSNNDFYTIDAKVEEVARGLGLDEIGLDRDVNDLSGGQRTKILLAKLLLEKPDILLLDEPTNYLDEQHIEWLKRYLQDYENAFILISHDIPFLNSVVNLIYHMENQELNRYSGDYDHFMHVYEVKKQQLEAAYKKQQQEISDLKDFVARNKARVATRNMAMSRQKKLDKMDVIELAKEKPKPEFHFKTARTPSKTIFEAKDLVIGYDEPLSAPLNLRMERGQKIALTGANGIGKTTLLRSLLGEIRPVSGSVERGEFLEIGYFEQEIKTENNNTCIEEVWSEFPAMNQAEVRAALAKCGLMTKHIESKVAVLSGGEKAKVRLCKLINRETNILVLDEPTNHLDVDAKDELKRALKEYKGSILLISHEPEFYQDVVTDIWNGESWTTKVF from the coding sequence TTGAGTATATTAACTGTAAAAAACTTAAGCCACGGCTTCGGTGACCGGGCTATTTTTAATGATGTGTCATTCCGCCTCCTTAAGGGGGAGCATATAGGCCTTATCGGGGCAAATGGGGAAGGGAAATCTTCCTTCATGAATATCATTACCCGCCAGCTGGAGCCTGATGAAGGAACGGTTGAATGGGCGAAAAATGTAAGAACCGGCTTCCTTGACCAGCATACTGTCCTCCAAAAGGGTCAGACTGTCCGGGACGTATTGAAAAGCGCGTTTCAATATTTATTTGATATGGAAGCAGATATGAACGCCATGTATGAAAAAATGGGTGATGTGACTCCTGAAGAAATGGAAAAGCTTCTTGAAGAAGTTGGGATCATCCAGGACATGCTCTCAAACAATGATTTTTACACAATCGATGCTAAAGTGGAGGAAGTTGCCCGGGGACTGGGTCTTGATGAAATCGGCCTTGACCGGGATGTGAATGATTTAAGCGGCGGCCAGCGTACAAAGATTCTTCTTGCTAAGCTCTTACTGGAAAAACCGGATATTCTTCTTCTTGATGAGCCGACAAACTATCTCGACGAGCAGCATATTGAGTGGCTGAAGCGGTATCTTCAGGATTATGAAAATGCGTTCATTCTTATTTCTCACGATATTCCGTTTTTGAACAGTGTCGTTAACCTGATCTATCATATGGAAAACCAGGAATTGAACCGCTATTCAGGTGACTATGACCACTTCATGCACGTTTATGAAGTGAAGAAGCAGCAGCTTGAAGCAGCATACAAAAAACAGCAGCAGGAAATTTCAGATCTTAAGGATTTCGTTGCCCGTAACAAAGCACGCGTGGCTACAAGAAACATGGCAATGTCCAGGCAGAAAAAGCTCGACAAAATGGATGTCATTGAGCTTGCGAAGGAAAAACCAAAGCCGGAGTTTCACTTCAAGACTGCGCGTACGCCGAGTAAAACGATTTTTGAAGCAAAAGATCTTGTGATTGGTTATGATGAGCCGTTATCCGCACCGCTGAACCTTCGCATGGAGCGTGGGCAGAAGATAGCTCTGACTGGTGCGAACGGTATTGGAAAAACAACGCTTCTCCGCAGCCTTCTTGGGGAAATCCGCCCAGTGAGCGGCTCTGTTGAGCGTGGTGAATTCCTTGAAATCGGCTATTTCGAACAGGAAATTAAAACAGAAAACAATAACACTTGCATTGAAGAAGTGTGGAGCGAGTTCCCGGCGATGAACCAGGCTGAGGTGCGTGCCGCCCTTGCGAAATGCGGGCTGATGACTAAGCATATTGAAAGCAAGGTCGCTGTGCTAAGCGGAGGGGAAAAAGCGAAAGTCCGCCTCTGTAAATTAATTAACAGGGAAACGAACATCCTTGTTCTCGACGAGCCGACAAACCACCTGGACGTCGATGCAAAGGACGAATTAAAACGAGCACTTAAAGAATATAAAGGAAGCATCCTTCTGATCAGCCACGAACCTGAATTTTATCAGGATGTCGTGACAGATATCTGGAATGGTGAATCCTGGACGACGAAGGTGTTTTAA
- a CDS encoding DEAD/DEAH box helicase, which produces MSNSRTIINNLQPFLQEAWNKAGFEGPTAVQEKTVPEILEGKDVIAESPTGTGKTLAYLLPVLNKVDPEKKDAQVVIMASSRELVMQVLEEVRIWTEGRGIERAALIGGANVKRQLDKLKKKPQVIVGTPRRISELLKTKKLKVHEVKTLVFDEGDQLFSREHQQSVDQIIKATLKDRQILVFSATLNKETEEKAKERMNQPEVVRIGQEAAMSDKVEHIYIPVEQREKITTLRKMMNLEGMKALAFSNDVNLLSTYAAKLEYNGLPLGVLHSETTKQERETSIKRFRDGKYPLLLATDVASRGLDIKGLTHVVQLDVPKDTKQYTHRAGRTGRAGGEGTVVSIVTGLEVNKLEKLAKKLGITLKEGRLYKGQLTVDN; this is translated from the coding sequence ATGAGCAATTCCAGGACTATTATTAACAATTTACAGCCTTTTTTACAAGAAGCGTGGAATAAAGCAGGTTTTGAAGGACCGACAGCTGTGCAGGAAAAAACAGTTCCGGAAATCCTGGAGGGGAAGGATGTTATCGCTGAGTCCCCGACCGGCACGGGGAAGACCCTCGCATACCTCCTGCCAGTGCTTAATAAAGTTGACCCGGAGAAAAAAGATGCTCAGGTAGTTATCATGGCATCCTCCCGGGAGCTGGTGATGCAGGTGCTTGAGGAAGTCCGCATCTGGACAGAGGGCAGGGGAATTGAAAGAGCCGCGTTGATTGGCGGGGCAAATGTAAAAAGACAGCTGGATAAATTAAAGAAGAAGCCGCAGGTCATTGTAGGCACACCTAGAAGAATTTCAGAACTGCTTAAGACGAAAAAACTGAAGGTCCATGAAGTGAAGACTCTCGTATTTGATGAGGGGGACCAGCTTTTTTCCCGGGAGCATCAGCAGTCGGTGGACCAGATAATTAAAGCAACATTAAAAGACAGGCAAATTCTTGTTTTCTCAGCAACCCTCAATAAAGAAACAGAGGAGAAGGCAAAGGAACGAATGAACCAGCCGGAAGTGGTGCGTATCGGGCAGGAAGCTGCCATGTCCGATAAAGTGGAGCATATTTATATCCCGGTGGAGCAACGGGAGAAAATTACGACCTTGAGGAAGATGATGAACCTTGAGGGAATGAAGGCACTGGCGTTTTCCAATGACGTCAATCTTCTCTCCACCTATGCGGCTAAGCTCGAATATAACGGACTTCCCCTCGGAGTCCTCCATAGTGAAACGACAAAACAGGAGCGGGAAACTTCGATTAAACGATTCCGCGATGGGAAATATCCTCTTCTTCTTGCAACAGATGTGGCATCAAGGGGACTGGATATTAAGGGGCTTACCCATGTTGTTCAGCTGGATGTGCCAAAGGATACAAAGCAATATACCCACCGGGCCGGCCGGACAGGGAGAGCCGGAGGAGAAGGGACGGTTGTCTCTATCGTAACAGGCCTTGAAGTTAATAAGCTTGAGAAACTGGCGAAAAAATTAGGTATTACTTTGAAAGAAGGCAGGCTGTATAAAGGACAGCTGACTGTCGATAATTAA
- a CDS encoding YusW family protein, whose translation MKKFALSIATAAVIVTGCGDGNEETGGNNQNDQNNQNQEVNEEPEVDLADNEDNENDELDTDLNTNDDNDGLDTNDNDAADGLDTDSDEEAEAVLDQDIENFSLNVTLVDDTQWDFNYTPAQEEGEEPEANISGSDIELEGEQAAEEMETYLSNFHVDAATEQEEITSQIAETFEFNEEDIQEYTLTIDFPEQDNETEWSWSQDQEDNGEDEQDDQDAEDNNDGMDIGNDDENNNG comes from the coding sequence ATGAAAAAATTTGCATTAAGTATAGCAACAGCAGCAGTAATCGTAACCGGCTGCGGTGATGGTAATGAAGAAACAGGCGGTAACAACCAAAATGACCAGAACAACCAGAACCAGGAGGTCAACGAGGAGCCGGAAGTGGATCTGGCAGACAATGAAGATAACGAAAACGATGAGTTGGATACTGACCTGAATACTAACGATGATAACGATGGTCTGGACACCAACGACAATGATGCGGCAGACGGCCTTGATACTGATTCTGATGAAGAGGCAGAAGCCGTGCTGGATCAGGACATTGAAAACTTCAGTCTTAATGTGACTCTAGTTGATGATACTCAGTGGGACTTCAACTATACTCCTGCACAGGAGGAAGGTGAGGAGCCGGAGGCAAACATTTCCGGGTCCGATATAGAGCTTGAAGGTGAACAGGCAGCGGAAGAAATGGAAACATATCTTTCTAACTTCCATGTAGATGCTGCTACAGAACAGGAAGAAATCACATCTCAAATTGCGGAAACATTTGAGTTTAACGAAGAAGATATCCAGGAATACACCCTGACAATTGACTTCCCTGAACAGGACAATGAAACGGAATGGAGCTGGAGCCAGGACCAGGAAGACAATGGTGAAGATGAGCAGGATGACCAGGATGCAGAAGATAACAATGATGGAATGGACATCGGCAATGACGATGAGAACAATAACGGATAA
- a CDS encoding DUF4129 domain-containing protein, with translation MKKLQTEFLRWTQYLLELLTIYVLLFPFHVNGGEGFSSYPPFIITALSAAIIYGFFYRKLRSLKLSIAAIPLIAWISHFYGYYLFVAILLAVVLFWRVTAIQDEHDQEIEYRLFFITLTAGIFYYLTMSAVPAREHLLVLVLFSFLLTAVVKALSVTLRSNTGGRETVKYIGFAAGLLGILAVFSAAAGPLYIWLQAAILFVVRIAVLSIALLLSPLVYLFQFIPPLEIPEQMREINESSDEWEAFREEREAQYTTSLVDWEIIGLVAGSILLLLFLIYILKRAKTKKNGVLVHDNTPDEKLSAVKKGSLFSRFLSQARPSHEVRRQFLGLENALAKRGYGRRPDQTVQEWLDSLPIDRELRTHIAAVYYKVRYGNGNVSHEERESFKVAVKKARQQLSEKKTG, from the coding sequence GTGAAAAAATTGCAAACTGAATTCCTTCGCTGGACCCAGTATCTCCTTGAACTGCTCACTATTTATGTACTCCTGTTTCCGTTTCATGTTAACGGCGGGGAAGGTTTTTCTTCGTATCCGCCCTTTATAATCACAGCACTTTCAGCTGCCATCATATACGGTTTTTTTTACCGCAAACTCAGATCTTTAAAGCTGTCGATAGCAGCCATTCCGCTCATCGCATGGATTTCACATTTTTACGGCTATTATCTGTTTGTTGCTATATTGCTTGCTGTCGTACTTTTCTGGAGGGTGACAGCAATTCAGGATGAACATGACCAGGAAATCGAATACCGCCTGTTTTTTATCACTCTTACAGCAGGTATATTTTATTATCTCACCATGAGTGCAGTCCCTGCGAGGGAACATTTACTGGTGCTCGTTCTGTTCAGTTTCCTTCTCACAGCTGTTGTGAAAGCACTGTCTGTCACGTTAAGGTCGAATACTGGCGGAAGAGAGACTGTAAAATACATCGGCTTCGCTGCCGGACTCCTTGGGATACTTGCAGTTTTTTCAGCTGCTGCCGGGCCGTTGTATATCTGGCTTCAGGCTGCAATCCTGTTTGTTGTGAGAATTGCTGTACTTTCTATTGCATTGCTCCTCTCTCCCCTTGTGTATCTGTTTCAGTTTATACCACCGCTGGAGATACCTGAGCAGATGAGGGAAATCAACGAAAGTAGTGATGAATGGGAAGCTTTTAGAGAAGAAAGGGAAGCACAGTACACTACCAGCCTGGTTGACTGGGAAATCATTGGCCTGGTTGCAGGCAGCATCCTTTTGCTATTGTTCTTAATTTATATATTGAAGCGGGCAAAAACGAAGAAAAATGGTGTTTTAGTGCATGATAATACCCCTGACGAAAAACTTTCTGCGGTGAAAAAGGGTTCTTTGTTCTCCCGCTTCCTTTCACAGGCGAGACCTTCCCACGAAGTCCGGCGGCAGTTTCTGGGACTAGAGAATGCCCTGGCGAAAAGGGGATACGGACGGCGTCCGGATCAGACTGTTCAGGAGTGGCTGGACAGCCTGCCGATAGATCGTGAATTAAGAACTCACATCGCCGCTGTTTATTATAAAGTCAGGTACGGCAACGGAAATGTCAGCCATGAAGAACGTGAAAGTTTCAAAGTAGCTGTAAAGAAAGCGAGACAGCAATTGAGTGAAAAAAAGACAGGTTAA
- a CDS encoding DUF58 domain-containing protein, producing the protein MNQWKTQVTYSRRYSLIFYSVPVLVLLAMITQEPLLFSIAILFALFIAVNKYYLSYTAKKIAISEGNGPLLKLFPGDDGAVKIPFENRGRLPVFNGELNLVVYDLEEAVTVKNIEKLTIEQANYTAPFTIPAKVRRPFAVELTAKKRGVVQIRSLKIIVRDLLNLNKMTLEYKGSYRAEAIVYPEPLPIPGLERVSNQQKGNQHAAFSMYEDVMLTRGNRDYMASDPFNRINWKASARKDNLQTKVYEKVTLSKWTFVINVRHPDPRRVTIENLEEVLSQAAYACQIAVKQNVAFEMYINIRVPGEISGLYLSPGQGMEHLTRALEILARIRRLEFTIPSGHMLYRLVNQAEKPQLILHFGKFGDEEKKEYEKLTRLGSKMVLVTEQSSEQETSENKRRADSEKIAN; encoded by the coding sequence ATGAATCAGTGGAAAACACAAGTAACATACTCACGAAGATATTCCCTGATTTTTTATTCCGTTCCTGTTCTCGTTCTGCTGGCTATGATTACTCAGGAACCTCTTTTGTTCAGCATCGCCATATTATTCGCCTTGTTTATTGCTGTAAATAAATACTATTTAAGTTACACCGCTAAAAAGATCGCTATCAGTGAAGGAAACGGCCCCTTGTTAAAACTTTTTCCCGGTGATGACGGCGCTGTTAAAATCCCATTCGAAAACCGTGGCAGGCTCCCAGTATTTAATGGCGAGCTGAATCTTGTCGTCTATGACCTGGAGGAAGCTGTTACTGTCAAAAATATTGAAAAGCTAACCATCGAACAAGCGAACTATACAGCACCTTTTACCATACCTGCCAAGGTCAGGCGCCCATTTGCAGTGGAACTTACGGCGAAAAAAAGAGGTGTCGTGCAGATTCGTTCGCTGAAAATCATTGTCCGGGATTTACTTAACTTAAATAAAATGACCTTAGAATATAAAGGAAGCTACCGCGCAGAAGCAATCGTGTATCCGGAACCCTTGCCAATTCCCGGACTGGAGAGAGTATCAAACCAGCAGAAAGGAAATCAGCACGCCGCTTTTTCCATGTACGAAGATGTGATGCTCACCCGTGGAAACAGGGATTACATGGCATCAGACCCCTTTAACCGAATCAACTGGAAGGCGTCGGCCCGTAAAGACAACCTGCAGACTAAAGTCTATGAAAAAGTAACTTTGTCGAAGTGGACATTTGTCATTAATGTCAGGCACCCGGACCCCCGGAGAGTCACAATTGAAAATCTGGAAGAGGTCCTGAGCCAGGCTGCATACGCCTGCCAGATTGCTGTTAAGCAGAATGTAGCATTTGAAATGTACATCAATATAAGAGTCCCTGGTGAAATTTCTGGTTTATATCTTTCTCCCGGGCAGGGCATGGAGCACCTTACAAGAGCGCTGGAGATTCTGGCAAGGATTCGCCGTCTTGAATTCACCATCCCTTCCGGCCATATGCTTTACCGGCTTGTGAATCAGGCGGAAAAACCGCAGCTCATTCTTCATTTCGGAAAATTTGGCGACGAAGAGAAAAAGGAATATGAAAAGTTAACAAGGCTTGGTTCAAAGATGGTACTGGTGACAGAACAAAGCTCTGAACAGGAAACGAGCGAGAATAAAAGGAGGGCGGACAGTGAAAAAATTGCAAACTGA
- a CDS encoding MoxR family ATPase yields the protein MRRQEEFLQKMKQSVGTVLTGKEEMTELLMIALLSRGHVLLEDVPGTGKTMLAKTIARSINGKFKRIQFTPDVLPSDVTGIQFFNPKEKSFEMRPGPVMTNILLADEINRATPRTQSSLLEVMEEGQVTIDGETLPLPKPYIVIATQNPIESQQGTFALPEAQMDRFLMQIKAGYPTYEEEQKMLRMYRTQEPIENLSSVISLEELKSMQQELRKIEISEPVENYLLSLIRATRNSEKVEVGVSPRGTIALMHSIQARAYLKGRDYVIPEDVKVLAPYVLGHRLVLTMDASMRTTKEDVLLGILEDTEVPVEAGAVKE from the coding sequence ATGCGGAGACAGGAAGAATTTTTACAAAAGATGAAACAGTCCGTGGGCACAGTACTGACAGGAAAAGAAGAAATGACTGAACTCCTAATGATTGCACTCTTAAGCAGAGGCCATGTTCTTCTGGAAGATGTGCCAGGCACCGGAAAGACTATGCTTGCGAAAACCATCGCCAGATCGATCAACGGAAAATTTAAACGTATTCAGTTTACTCCGGATGTTCTCCCAAGCGATGTAACCGGCATCCAGTTTTTCAACCCGAAAGAGAAAAGTTTTGAAATGCGCCCCGGCCCTGTAATGACAAATATCCTGCTTGCTGATGAAATCAACCGGGCAACACCAAGAACGCAGTCCAGTCTCCTCGAAGTAATGGAGGAAGGGCAGGTAACGATCGACGGGGAGACATTGCCGCTCCCAAAACCTTATATTGTAATAGCTACTCAAAACCCTATTGAATCACAGCAAGGTACTTTCGCCCTGCCGGAAGCTCAGATGGACCGCTTTCTTATGCAAATTAAAGCTGGTTATCCTACATATGAAGAAGAACAGAAAATGCTGAGAATGTACAGAACACAGGAACCTATTGAAAACCTTTCTTCCGTCATTTCACTGGAAGAGTTAAAATCCATGCAGCAGGAGCTCAGGAAAATTGAAATAAGCGAGCCTGTAGAAAACTATCTTCTCTCTCTGATCAGAGCCACCAGAAATTCAGAGAAAGTGGAAGTCGGTGTGAGTCCAAGGGGAACAATCGCCCTTATGCACAGCATCCAGGCCAGAGCCTATTTGAAAGGGCGGGACTATGTGATCCCGGAAGATGTAAAGGTTTTAGCACCATACGTTCTCGGCCACAGGCTCGTACTCACCATGGATGCATCCATGAGAACGACAAAAGAAGACGTCCTGCTCGGCATTTTAGAAGATACAGAGGTTCCGGTGGAAGCAGGGGCAGTAAAAGAATGA
- a CDS encoding TraB/GumN family protein, whose protein sequence is MKQLPIIFFTAIIFLILTGCNGEDERVAFEDSQLEAAVMAEISSEEESITPEEAASLTELEAAGREIESLDGIEALTSLEILDISDNNISDFSPLTELEQLEMVFVMNNPVDLEEDPDLSALAGNGVTIEYEEEEVEEVVFNETGPPSEGVFYKIEEGSNTVYLFGSIHVGMADIYPLHEEIESAFAEADYLAVEIDMTEINEFEMAQQMSQQAVFVDGRTLSEVIGDDLFEQTLEKTRSFGFNAEILEMYKPWFVATLVSNLAIMEAGYTDEYGIDNYFMDRADGQIDIIGLETVEDQLGVFNVLSMESQREYLAETLEEYDAVSEEMDELMAVWRAGDTETLREHREIDESWSEDYQEFMRAMQDDRDEEMAEKIEEFLLGDNGGTYFVVVGALHLVGETSITGLLEEQGYDIEEGIQ, encoded by the coding sequence ATGAAGCAGCTACCAATTATATTTTTTACCGCAATCATTTTTTTAATATTAACAGGGTGCAACGGGGAGGATGAGCGTGTTGCTTTTGAAGATTCTCAGCTCGAAGCCGCGGTAATGGCGGAAATTTCTTCTGAGGAAGAATCCATTACACCGGAAGAAGCAGCTTCACTCACAGAGCTGGAAGCTGCCGGCCGGGAGATTGAAAGCCTGGATGGGATTGAAGCATTAACTTCCCTGGAAATTCTCGATATTAGCGATAATAACATCTCTGATTTCTCGCCTCTGACAGAACTGGAACAGCTGGAGATGGTCTTTGTAATGAATAATCCGGTTGACCTGGAAGAAGATCCGGACCTTTCAGCACTAGCCGGTAATGGTGTAACAATAGAGTACGAAGAAGAAGAGGTGGAAGAAGTTGTTTTTAACGAAACAGGTCCTCCATCCGAAGGGGTCTTCTATAAAATTGAGGAAGGCAGCAATACAGTCTATTTGTTCGGATCCATTCATGTAGGGATGGCTGATATTTATCCCCTGCACGAAGAGATAGAGTCCGCGTTCGCCGAGGCTGATTACCTTGCAGTGGAAATAGATATGACGGAGATAAATGAATTTGAAATGGCCCAGCAAATGAGCCAGCAGGCAGTCTTTGTTGATGGCAGGACATTGAGTGAAGTTATCGGTGACGATCTTTTTGAACAGACACTGGAAAAAACACGCTCCTTTGGCTTTAACGCGGAAATTCTGGAAATGTATAAACCTTGGTTTGTTGCGACCCTGGTTTCCAACCTCGCGATTATGGAGGCAGGTTATACAGATGAATACGGCATTGATAATTATTTTATGGACCGGGCTGACGGGCAGATTGACATCATCGGGCTTGAAACTGTAGAAGACCAGCTTGGTGTTTTCAATGTCTTATCCATGGAATCACAGCGGGAATATCTGGCGGAGACGCTTGAAGAATATGACGCTGTTTCTGAAGAGATGGATGAATTAATGGCTGTATGGCGAGCCGGGGATACGGAAACTCTTCGGGAGCACAGGGAGATCGACGAGTCATGGAGCGAAGATTACCAGGAATTTATGCGGGCAATGCAGGACGACCGTGATGAAGAGATGGCGGAAAAAATTGAAGAATTCTTACTTGGAGACAACGGGGGAACTTATTTCGTAGTAGTAGGGGCACTTCATTTAGTAGGGGAAACAAGCATCACCGGCCTCCTTGAAGAACAGGGGTATGATATAGAGGAAGGGATTCAGTAA